One part of the Nitrosophilus kaiyonis genome encodes these proteins:
- the pheS gene encoding phenylalanine--tRNA ligase subunit alpha: MEEWLKKIEEAINLEEIEKIRVAIFGKKGILAKEFAKLRELPNDVKPKVAKELNELKDKLNKVLAKKREELEKKELENELKKDAIDVSLYSPFNNKGALHPVQYTLDRIIEYFISMNFSIETGPLVEEDFYNFEALNLPKYHPARDMQDTFYFKDEKLLRTHTSPVQIRTMLKQEPPIRMISPGAVFRRDFDLTHTPMFHQVEGLLVDKKGKVSFANLKFILSDFLHFMFGDVDIRYRPSFFPFTEPSAEVDISCIFCKGKGCRVCSQTGWLEVLGCGMVDPNVFKAVGYENVSGYAFGLGIERFAMLIHKIPDLRSLFEGDLRLLEQFR, from the coding sequence TTGGAAGAATGGTTAAAAAAGATTGAAGAGGCAATAAATTTAGAAGAAATTGAAAAAATAAGAGTTGCTATTTTTGGTAAAAAGGGAATTTTAGCAAAAGAGTTTGCTAAACTTAGAGAATTACCAAATGATGTAAAACCAAAAGTTGCAAAAGAATTAAATGAATTAAAAGATAAACTAAATAAAGTTTTGGCTAAAAAAAGAGAAGAATTAGAGAAAAAAGAGTTAGAAAATGAATTGAAAAAAGATGCTATAGATGTATCTTTATATTCTCCTTTTAATAACAAAGGTGCACTTCATCCTGTTCAATATACATTAGATAGAATAATTGAATATTTTATCTCTATGAATTTTTCAATTGAAACTGGCCCTTTAGTTGAAGAGGATTTTTATAATTTTGAAGCATTAAATTTACCAAAATATCATCCTGCAAGAGATATGCAAGATACATTTTATTTTAAGGATGAAAAGCTACTTAGAACTCATACCTCCCCAGTACAAATAAGAACAATGTTAAAACAAGAACCCCCAATTAGAATGATAAGTCCTGGAGCTGTGTTTAGAAGAGATTTTGATTTAACTCATACTCCAATGTTTCATCAAGTAGAAGGACTATTGGTTGATAAAAAAGGTAAAGTAAGTTTTGCAAATTTGAAATTTATATTAAGTGATTTTTTACATTTTATGTTTGGAGATGTTGATATTAGATATAGACCAAGTTTTTTCCCTTTTACCGAACCAAGTGCTGAAGTTGATATCAGTTGTATTTTTTGTAAAGGAAAAGGTTGTAGAGTATGCTCTCAAACTGGGTGGCTTGAAGTTTTAGGATGTGGTATGGTAGACCCTAATGTTTTTAAAGCTGTTGGCTATGAAAATGTAAGCGGTTATGCTTTTGGACTAGGAATTGAGAGATTTGCTATGCTAATTCATAAAATACCAGATTTAAGAAGCCTTTTTGAAGGTGATTTAAGATTATTGGAGCAGTTTAGATGA
- a CDS encoding histidine triad nucleotide-binding protein, with protein sequence MCIFCKIVEGEIPANKVLENDEFLAFHDISPKAPIHVLIIPKQHIENFQSTPPEIMAKMTPFIQEVAKKLSLDKSGYRLIINNGEDGGQEVMHLHVHLLGGAKLIWPHLAPDKEAKKYV encoded by the coding sequence ATGTGCATATTTTGTAAAATAGTTGAAGGCGAAATTCCAGCAAATAAAGTTTTAGAAAATGATGAATTTTTGGCATTTCATGATATAAGTCCTAAAGCTCCAATTCATGTTTTAATAATACCAAAACAGCATATTGAAAATTTTCAAAGCACTCCACCTGAAATTATGGCTAAAATGACTCCATTTATTCAAGAAGTTGCTAAAAAATTATCTCTTGATAAAAGCGGATATAGGCTTATTATAAATAATGGTGAAGATGGAGGGCAAGAAGTTATGCATCTGCATGTTCATCTACTTGGTGGAGCTAAACTAATTTGGCCACATTTAGCTCCAGATAAAGAAGCAAAAAAATATGTTTAG
- the argH gene encoding argininosuccinate lyase has product MAKMWSGRFEKESSKLLDEFNASLMFDKELYKEDIEGSIAHAKMLNKQGILTDEEKNKIIEGLRTIEKEIEEGKFKFDISDEDIHMAIEKRLTQLIGDAGKKLHTARSRNDQVALDFRLYVQKNNKIIIDLLFDLIKTLLDISKKHKNTILPGMTHLQHAQPISFAYHMLAYASMFKRDIERFNSSYERNNYSPLGCAALAGTPHPIDRNFTAKELGFKAPTINCLDTVSDRDFALEILFNIATLMMHISRLAEEMIIWSSYEFKFITISDDYATGSSIMPQKKNPDVPELLRGKTGRAYGNLISLLTVMKGLPLAYNKDMQEDKEGVFDSVKTAKISIKILNEVLKTMKINEENMYSAAKIGHLTATDLADYLVQKCNIPFREAHFITGRAVALAESKNKDISDLSYEELKSIDNRIKEDVTQYLKLEHSMNARDSFGGTSLNQVEKQIDYFEKWLNGFQRL; this is encoded by the coding sequence ATGGCAAAAATGTGGTCAGGTAGATTTGAAAAAGAATCTAGCAAATTATTAGATGAATTTAATGCTTCATTGATGTTTGATAAAGAATTATATAAAGAAGACATTGAAGGTTCAATTGCACACGCAAAAATGCTAAATAAACAAGGAATTTTAACTGATGAAGAAAAAAATAAAATAATTGAAGGCTTAAGAACTATTGAAAAAGAGATAGAAGAGGGTAAATTTAAATTTGATATATCAGATGAAGATATACATATGGCAATTGAAAAAAGATTAACTCAACTCATTGGGGATGCAGGAAAAAAACTTCATACTGCAAGAAGTCGAAATGACCAAGTTGCTTTAGATTTTAGATTATATGTACAAAAAAATAATAAAATAATAATAGATCTTTTATTTGATTTAATTAAAACTTTATTAGATATCTCCAAAAAACATAAAAATACTATCTTACCTGGAATGACACATCTACAACATGCTCAACCAATCTCTTTTGCATATCATATGTTAGCTTATGCTAGTATGTTTAAAAGAGATATTGAAAGATTTAATAGTTCATATGAAAGAAATAATTATTCTCCTCTTGGATGTGCTGCGCTTGCTGGAACACCTCATCCTATTGATAGAAATTTTACTGCTAAAGAATTAGGCTTTAAAGCTCCTACTATAAATTGTTTAGATACAGTTAGTGATAGAGATTTTGCATTAGAAATTTTATTTAATATTGCAACTCTTATGATGCATATATCAAGATTAGCTGAAGAGATGATAATTTGGTCAAGTTATGAATTTAAATTTATTACTATAAGTGATGATTATGCAACAGGTAGCTCTATAATGCCACAAAAGAAAAATCCTGATGTTCCAGAACTTTTAAGAGGAAAAACTGGAAGAGCTTATGGTAATCTAATCTCTCTTTTAACTGTAATGAAGGGACTTCCTTTAGCATATAATAAAGATATGCAAGAGGATAAAGAGGGAGTATTTGATAGTGTAAAAACTGCAAAAATTAGTATAAAAATATTAAATGAAGTTTTAAAAACTATGAAAATAAATGAAGAAAATATGTATAGTGCTGCAAAAATAGGACATTTAACTGCTACTGATCTTGCTGACTATTTAGTTCAAAAATGCAATATTCCATTTAGAGAGGCTCACTTTATAACAGGCCGTGCAGTTGCATTAGCTGAGAGCAAAAATAAAGATATTAGTGATTTGAGTTATGAAGAGTTGAAATCAATTGATAATAGAATAAAAGAAGATGTAACACAATATTTAAAACTTGAACATTCAATGAATGCTAGAGATTCATTTGGAGGAACTTCTTTAAATCAAGTAGAAAAACAGATTGATTATTTTGAAAAATGGCTAAATGGTTTTCAAAGGCTATAG
- a CDS encoding cytochrome C, which produces MFKKIFIFNILISLSFLSLHASVFKGQKEYMKKCKKCHGNGAKVAKAKTSDEWINLFKNNGLLIKKAHNTDEDAMKYFNSKRFEKKSIHLLDFLKKYSSDSGNVPACSD; this is translated from the coding sequence ATGTTCAAAAAAATTTTTATATTTAATATATTAATATCTTTATCTTTTTTATCACTACATGCATCCGTTTTCAAGGGTCAAAAAGAGTATATGAAAAAATGTAAAAAATGTCACGGAAATGGAGCAAAAGTTGCAAAAGCAAAAACAAGTGATGAATGGATAAATCTTTTTAAAAATAATGGTTTATTAATAAAAAAAGCTCATAATACAGATGAAGATGCTATGAAATATTTTAATAGTAAAAGATTTGAGAAAAAATCAATACATCTTTTAGATTTTTTAAAAAAATACTCATCAGATAGTGGTAATGTCCCTGCCTGCAGTGATTAA
- a CDS encoding prepilin-type N-terminal cleavage/methylation domain-containing protein, translating to MKKAFTIYETIIVIVVIGIISAIAIPRLNTDKLQEAADQILSHIRYTQHLAMMDDRFDPKDQNWYQERWRIAFRDCNGGSNNKYYVIYRDLNHGGASAAPGKNESAKNPSDGKYLYNDGSCVEQNDESGEVLIGNKYEITNLTPTGGCSNQYIAFDEIGRPYNDTYSSIYVPMTQDCNLTFYSSYGQFTITITKETGYAYISSIHD from the coding sequence GTGAAAAAAGCTTTCACAATTTATGAAACTATAATAGTAATAGTTGTAATTGGAATAATTTCTGCTATTGCTATCCCAAGATTAAATACAGATAAACTACAAGAAGCTGCTGATCAAATTCTTTCACATATCAGATATACACAGCACTTAGCTATGATGGATGATAGATTTGATCCAAAAGATCAAAATTGGTATCAAGAAAGATGGAGAATAGCTTTTAGAGATTGTAATGGTGGAAGCAATAATAAATATTATGTAATTTATAGAGATTTAAATCATGGTGGAGCTTCAGCTGCTCCTGGAAAAAATGAAAGTGCAAAAAATCCTTCCGATGGAAAATATTTATATAATGATGGAAGTTGTGTTGAGCAAAATGATGAAAGTGGTGAAGTTTTGATAGGAAATAAATACGAAATAACAAATTTAACTCCTACTGGAGGATGTAGTAATCAATATATTGCTTTTGACGAAATTGGAAGGCCATACAATGATACATATTCTTCTATTTATGTACCAATGACCCAAGACTGCAATTTAACTTTTTATTCCTCATATGGACAATTCACTATAACTATCACCAAAGAAACAGGTTATGCATATATTAGCTCAATTCATGACTGA
- a CDS encoding citrate/2-methylcitrate synthase, translating to MGALFTKDTQAIFWNNNRNAIQRMLDYDYIIKREKPSVAAIVAPTSSNKFDKFFFGTEEIMIPLYRSTAEAAAAHPNADVLLNFASFRTAYDVTMDALNLNQFKTIMVTAEGIPERLARIMNKTAREKGVLVIGPATVGAITPGAFKIANIGGTIENIVKSKLHRPGSCGLVTRSGGLFNELSNIIALNADGIAEGVAIGGDRFVGSVFIDHLLRMEENPQVKYMVLLGEVGGREEYKVIEAVKSGKIKKPIIAWCIGTIAQYFSSGVQFGHAGASANVEEETAIAKNAAMKEAGIHVPDSFNDLPHVIKGVYEQLKGEGKISDIEEPEVPVIPEDYAKALKEGKIRKPKNFICTISDDRGEEATYAGYPISSVATPDTGKTIGDVISLLWFKKVYPRWAVDFIETVIKTVADHGPAVSGAHNAKVTARAGKSVVESLVTGLLTIGPRFGGAIDGAAKYFKYAYDNNLTPAEFIGYMKKQGIPIPGIGHRIKSVRNPDKRVEGLKKFANENFPQTSLLDYALEVEKLTTSKKENLILNVDGTIGILMVDMWRALGYPEKEIDTFIESGVLNSFFILGRTIGFIGHVLDEKRLGMPMYRHPFDDILYDVKKADEIK from the coding sequence ATGGGAGCACTATTTACAAAAGATACACAAGCAATATTTTGGAACAATAACAGAAATGCAATCCAAAGAATGTTAGATTATGATTATATTATTAAAAGAGAAAAGCCATCTGTTGCAGCAATTGTTGCTCCAACAAGCTCAAATAAATTTGATAAATTCTTTTTTGGTACTGAAGAGATAATGATACCTCTTTATAGAAGCACAGCTGAAGCTGCTGCTGCTCATCCAAATGCTGATGTTTTATTAAACTTTGCATCATTTAGAACAGCGTATGATGTTACAATGGATGCATTAAACTTAAATCAATTTAAAACTATTATGGTTACTGCTGAAGGTATACCTGAGAGACTTGCAAGAATAATGAATAAAACTGCCAGAGAAAAAGGTGTACTTGTTATTGGACCAGCTACTGTTGGCGCTATAACTCCTGGAGCATTTAAAATTGCAAATATTGGTGGAACAATAGAAAATATTGTAAAAAGCAAACTTCATAGACCAGGAAGCTGTGGATTAGTTACAAGAAGTGGTGGACTTTTTAACGAACTATCAAACATTATTGCTTTAAATGCTGATGGTATTGCAGAGGGTGTTGCAATAGGTGGTGATAGATTTGTTGGTTCTGTTTTTATAGATCATCTATTAAGAATGGAAGAGAATCCTCAAGTTAAATATATGGTTTTACTTGGAGAAGTTGGAGGAAGAGAAGAGTATAAAGTTATTGAAGCTGTAAAAAGTGGAAAGATTAAAAAGCCTATTATTGCATGGTGTATTGGAACAATTGCACAATATTTTAGCAGTGGCGTTCAATTTGGACACGCTGGAGCTAGTGCAAATGTTGAAGAAGAGACTGCTATTGCTAAAAATGCAGCCATGAAAGAAGCAGGTATTCACGTACCTGATAGTTTTAATGATCTTCCTCATGTTATAAAAGGTGTATATGAGCAGTTAAAAGGAGAAGGAAAAATTAGCGATATAGAAGAGCCAGAAGTTCCTGTAATTCCTGAAGATTATGCTAAAGCATTAAAAGAAGGAAAAATTAGAAAACCTAAAAATTTTATCTGTACAATTAGTGATGATAGAGGTGAAGAGGCAACATATGCTGGATATCCAATAAGCTCTGTTGCCACTCCAGATACTGGTAAAACTATAGGAGATGTTATTAGCTTATTATGGTTTAAAAAAGTATATCCAAGATGGGCTGTTGATTTTATTGAAACCGTTATTAAAACTGTTGCAGATCATGGTCCAGCAGTGAGTGGTGCACATAACGCCAAGGTTACAGCTAGAGCTGGAAAGAGTGTTGTTGAAAGTTTAGTTACAGGTCTACTTACAATTGGACCAAGATTTGGTGGTGCAATTGATGGTGCTGCAAAATATTTTAAATATGCATATGATAATAATTTAACACCAGCAGAATTTATCGGATATATGAAAAAGCAAGGTATTCCAATTCCAGGAATCGGACACAGAATTAAATCAGTAAGAAATCCAGATAAAAGAGTTGAGGGTCTTAAAAAGTTTGCAAATGAAAACTTCCCTCAAACATCTTTACTTGATTATGCTTTAGAAGTTGAGAAATTAACAACTTCTAAAAAAGAAAATCTTATATTAAATGTTGATGGTACTATTGGTATTTTGATGGTTGATATGTGGAGAGCTTTGGGATATCCTGAAAAAGAGATAGATACATTTATTGAATCAGGAGTATTAAACTCATTTTTCATTCTTGGTAGAACTATTGGATTTATTGGGCATGTTCTTGATGAAAAAAGACTTGGAATGCCTATGTATAGACATCCATTTGATGATATTTTATATGATGTTAAAAAAGCTGATGAGATTAAATAA